DNA from Krasilnikovia cinnamomea:
GGAGATGGAGTCGATGTCGGCGCTCTGTGCGGCCAGGGTTCGCTGCGCGCCCCGGATCAAGTTGATCTCCGGGCGAACCTGAAGAATTCGGGTCGGCTCCGCGCCAGAACTCATCAGGATCCGCGACGGCCCGCAGCCCGTCCGGCGCGGTGTGGGTGGGCGATGTCGTACCGCTGTGCCAGGGTGATGCGGTGACCGACCGACCGATGCTCGCCGTCGACGCGCCCAGCCTGTATTTCCGCGCTTTCCACGGCATTCCGGAGTCCGCCGCGCGCACCGCGGCCGGTGAGCCTGTCAACGCGATCCGCGGGTTCCTCGACATGCTGGCCCAGCTGGTGCGCACCCGCCGGCCCGGGCGGGTGGTGTGCGCGCTGGACGCGGACTGGCGCCCGGCGTGGCGGGTCGCGCTCGTCCCGTCCTACAAGCGGCACCGCGTGGCGCACGGCGACGTCGAGGAGGTGCCCTCGGCGCTGGAACGCCAGATTCCGGTGCTGCTGGAGGTGCTTGAGGCGATCGGGATCCCGGCGTTCGGGGTGCCCGGGTATGAGGCCGACGACGTGCTGGGCACCCTCGCCACCACGCAGCCCGCCCCGGTCGAGGTCGTGTCCGGCGATCGGGACCTGTTCCAACTGGTCGACGACGCCCGCGGGGTCCGGTTGCTCTACTGCGGCCGGGGCGTCGCCAAGCTGGAGGACAGCGACGACGCGGCGGTCACCGCCAAGTACGGCGTCCCCGCCCGGTGGTACGCCGACTTCGCCGCCCTGCGCGGTGATCCCAGCGACGGCCTGCCCGGCGTGCCGGGCGTCGGGGAGAAGACCGCGGCCCGGCTCGTCACCCGCTACGGCGGGGTCCCGGAGATCCTCGCCGCCCTGGACGACCCGGCGGCCGGTTTCGCCCCCGGCCTGCGCACCAAGCTGGTGGGCGCCCGTGACTACCTGACGGCCGCGCTGCCGGTGTGCCAGGTGGCTCGTGACGTCAAGCTGCCCGACTTCGAGCCGGCATTGCCCACCGCTCCGGTCGCTCCGGAGGCTCTGCTCACGCTGGCCGAGCGGTGGAATCTGGCGGGCTCGGCCCGCCGTCTGGTGGACGCCCTTGCCGCCTGAGCGGCCTGGGGCCCGGGTCGACGCGACCCGGAACCCCCGTCGGACCCCACCGGCCCGGATCAGACGTTGACGAGTTCCCGGCAGACCAGGGCGGGGCCGCGGGCGGCGAGGTCGTGCCGGTCCCGGGCGAGGTGCAGGCTCTCGACGACCTCGTACGGGTCGATCTCGGTGTCACCGTCGACGTCGACGATGCCGATCCACGCGCCGGTGGAGGCGGTGAAGCCGGCCTGCAGGGCGGCACCCTTGTCCTGGATGTCGCGGCTGGCGATGAGCCGGGTGTGCGGCAGCTCCTCCAGGGTGGCGACGGTGCCGTCGATGCAGCCCGCCGACACGGCGATGATCTCGAAGGTGATGTTCTGCGCGTGCAGCACCTCAGTCAGCCGCTGCACGGTCTGGCGCAGGGCGACACCCGGGCGGTGGAACGGGATGATCACGGTGAAGTCGACCGCGCTCGGGCCAGTGGCCGGGACGACGACGGGCGGGGCGGCGATGAGGTTCGCAACGGTGGTGGTCATGCCAATCAGGTTCGGCCGCCAAGCTCAATGCGACCTCAGGCCGCCGTAAACACCTGCGCAAAGCTCCAGAACCGCTCCGGCGGGCGGGCACCGCGACCTGGTCGCGGCGGAATCCCGACCTGGTCGCGGCGGAATCCCGGCCCGGTCGCGGTCGGCGGAGGGTGGTGAAACCCCGCTCACGGCGTCCCGCCGGGGTGCAGACTGGAAGCCAGACCGCCGGGCCCCGTCTGTGGCCGGCGACGACCGCCTCGCCGTGTCGGGGTCCTGCCCGCCTCCAGCGTCAGGATCTGGGACAATGGTATATATGGGGCATTTAGTGCAAAACGGGAACGCGGCTCGCATCGTTCGCCGCGCCGTGGCCGGGTGCGCCGCCGCCGCGTGCGTCGCGGCCCTGACCGGTCCCCCACCGGCCGGCGCGATCACCGCGCAGGCGCCGAACACGCGGCCGAACATCCTGATCCTGCTCATGGACGACACGCGCACCGGCATGACCTGGGTAATGCCCAAGGCCACCGCGTGGATGGCCGACGGCGGCACGTACTTCCCGAAGGCGGTCGTGACCACGCCCTCCTGCTGCCCGAGCCGCTCGTCCATCCTGTCGGGCCGGTACGCGCACAACACCCGGGTCATCCAGCAGTCCGGCATCGGTAACTACGACCACAACAAGACGCTGCAGCACGACCTCAAGGCGGCCGGCTACCGCACCGCCGCGGTCGGCAAGCTGTTCAACAACTGGAACATCCACCTCAAGCCGCCCCACTTCGACAACTACGCGCTCGGCGCCGGCTACAACAACGCCTTCTTCGACGTCGACGGCAAGGGCGTTACCGCGCCGTACGGCACCACCTTCATCGGTCAGCAGGTCAACCGGTACCTGGACGCGTACGAGAGGACCGACTCGAAGCCGTGGTTCATCTTCGCCGGATTCACCGCGCCGCACGCCCCGTTCACGCCGGAACCGAAGTACGCCAACCTCTCGTATCCGTGGTCCGGTAATCCGGCCGTCGCCGAGACGGACCGCTCGGACAAGCCCGCGTACGTGCGCAACTTCAACCAGACGCTGGCGCAGGGCGCCGCGACCCGCCAGGCGATGCTGCGCACGCTGCGCTCGGTCGACGACGCGGTGGATGTGATCCACCAGCGCCTCGACGCGCTCGGCGAGAGCAACACGCTGGTGTTCCTGCTGTCGGACAACGGCAAGTTCTTCAGCGAGCACAAGCTGCTGGAGAAGTTCATGCCGTACCTGCAGGCGGCACAGGTGCCGTTCTACATGCGCTGGCCCGGGCACCTGCCGAACGCGCAGGACAACCGGCTGGCCGCGAACATCGACCTGACGCCGACGGCGCTGGCCGCCGCCGGGCTCACCCCGAGTTACCGCTACGACGGCCGCAACCTGCTGGCCCCCGGCGGCCGGGACCGACTGCTGTTCGAGTACTGGCGCGACCCGGACAACGGCGCCGGCATCCCAACCTGGGCGGCGACCTATGTGGCCGGCCGCTACCAGTACACCGAGACCTACGGCACCGGCGGCGCTGTGGTCTTCCGCGAGTACTACAACCTCGCCACCGACCCGTGGCAACTCACCAACGTGTTCAACGACGGTAAACCGGGCAACGAACCTGCGATCGCACCGCTGTCCACGGCGCTGAAGGCGCAGCGCACCTGCGTCGGCAGCGCCTGCCCCTGACCTCACGCGTTCCGCCCGCCGGGGTGGGTGAGTGGTGGTGTGCCTGGGCCGCAGCGGTCCGGGCGTCACAGCCACAGCGCGGACGGGGATTCGGCGTCCGGCACCAGCAACGACGGTTGACCGCCGCCGACCACACGTCGGCTGAGCGCATGCCCGGGCGGACCGCGTACCTGACCGTGTGGTCGTCGAGCCAGCCGGCCTGATCGTCGACGCTGCGCGGCTCCGCCAGCGCGGTACAGGACAGCGTCACCAGGTCGAGCACGGTCAGCCGCCAGCCCCGGTCCGGGTCTGCGCCACGGGCCGCCTGGAACACCACCCGGGTGCCGTCCGGCGACAGCGACGGACACTCGACGTTCGCGGCGATCGGGCGCACCGTACGCGTGACAGTCAGCTGGCGTCGCCGCGCCGCCGGTACGCGAAGACCGCGCCGCCCGCGACGACGACCGCGACGACCAGGGCGGGCCAGATCCACCAGGTCGAGCTGCTGCGCCCGGCCGGGTCCGCCGCCGGGATGCTCGGCGAGGCCGCCACCGCGGTGGCCCCGTCCGGCGCCGACGCGGTGGGGGCCGGGCCGCTGGGGGCCGGGCCGCTGGGGGCCGATGCGCTGGGGGCCGGGGCACTGCCGGTGGCCGACTTCGGCGCGGGCTGCAGGGTCAGCAGCGGCGCCGGGTGCTCCGGCTCCTCCGCACCCGGCTCCTGGATCTCGATCCACCGGTCGACCGAGCCGTCGCTGTAGCTCTCCAACGTCCGGAACGACAGCCGGGTCTCGCCGTCCGGCAGCTTGGCGATCTTGACCTTCCACTCGGCGTCCTTGCCGACCGGCAGGGCCTTG
Protein-coding regions in this window:
- a CDS encoding sulfatase-like hydrolase/transferase, with the protein product MAGCAAAACVAALTGPPPAGAITAQAPNTRPNILILLMDDTRTGMTWVMPKATAWMADGGTYFPKAVVTTPSCCPSRSSILSGRYAHNTRVIQQSGIGNYDHNKTLQHDLKAAGYRTAAVGKLFNNWNIHLKPPHFDNYALGAGYNNAFFDVDGKGVTAPYGTTFIGQQVNRYLDAYERTDSKPWFIFAGFTAPHAPFTPEPKYANLSYPWSGNPAVAETDRSDKPAYVRNFNQTLAQGAATRQAMLRTLRSVDDAVDVIHQRLDALGESNTLVFLLSDNGKFFSEHKLLEKFMPYLQAAQVPFYMRWPGHLPNAQDNRLAANIDLTPTALAAAGLTPSYRYDGRNLLAPGGRDRLLFEYWRDPDNGAGIPTWAATYVAGRYQYTETYGTGGAVVFREYYNLATDPWQLTNVFNDGKPGNEPAIAPLSTALKAQRTCVGSACP
- a CDS encoding 5'-3' exonuclease is translated as MLAVDAPSLYFRAFHGIPESAARTAAGEPVNAIRGFLDMLAQLVRTRRPGRVVCALDADWRPAWRVALVPSYKRHRVAHGDVEEVPSALERQIPVLLEVLEAIGIPAFGVPGYEADDVLGTLATTQPAPVEVVSGDRDLFQLVDDARGVRLLYCGRGVAKLEDSDDAAVTAKYGVPARWYADFAALRGDPSDGLPGVPGVGEKTAARLVTRYGGVPEILAALDDPAAGFAPGLRTKLVGARDYLTAALPVCQVARDVKLPDFEPALPTAPVAPEALLTLAERWNLAGSARRLVDALAA
- a CDS encoding DUF1775 domain-containing protein, producing the protein MVGVAVAGVAGPALAHVEVSADKKQAGATDVTLTFHGEAESSKAGIVNERVVLPKGIAPADVSLVKAPSGWTYQATPDGFTVGGKALPVGKDAEWKVKIAKLPDGETRLSFRTLESYSDGSVDRWIEIQEPGAEEPEHPAPLLTLQPAPKSATGSAPAPSASAPSGPAPSGPAPTASAPDGATAVAASPSIPAADPAGRSSSTWWIWPALVVAVVVAGGAVFAYRRRGDAS
- a CDS encoding glycosyltransferase, which codes for MTTTVANLIAAPPVVVPATGPSAVDFTVIIPFHRPGVALRQTVQRLTEVLHAQNITFEIIAVSAGCIDGTVATLEELPHTRLIASRDIQDKGAALQAGFTASTGAWIGIVDVDGDTEIDPYEVVESLHLARDRHDLAARGPALVCRELVNV